AAGAGCTGCCCTGCCTGGGCATCTTTGGgccctttttctccctctccactTTCCTCTCCTCCGTTCCAGCCCCCGGGGCTCAGGGCTGTAAATTGGTTTGGCTTTAACAGCAAAGATTTAACACTGTTTCCTTAAAGCGCACTCTTTCCTGGAGTttcccaggaggaggaggcagaagtgGCCCTTGTGAATGGTCTCGGGCTTTCTTTATTCAAACATAGGTTTCTCTGGCTTCATCTTCacatccctggcccctgcccaggGCGGAGGGAGGAAGGACCGAGCTCTTCCCGCAGTCAGGAGAGCCCTGGATGAGCGTTCGAGACTGGTCTGGCTGAGCGCCCGGTCTGGCTTGCCGGGCAACCCCGACAAGTCCCCCTAGACTGAGATTCGGTTTCCCCACTTGGAAGAAAGAGGGTCTGTGGGCTGGGAGCCCTGcaccgcccctgcccccccccccgcacccccccctccccgcctgcGTCCTGAGCCGACGCCACATGGCTCACTTCTCCCCGCAGATGGCCAGGCAGGGGCCTGGTCCCCACTTTAGAAATATGGAAACAGACTCAGGTGTGCACGGCATCTGGCTCATGGGGCAGGATGGATGGGGCACCGGGCCCCCCATTCCTGCTGCCTCGGGAGCCTTGATCCTGGCCCCAGCTGTGGtggtgactctgggcaagtccctgctcctctctgggcctctgagtCTCTAGCCACTGAGGGGGATTCCGGGCTCTGGTCACACAATTTGCAAAGGTCTCTGGGTTCTTCACCTGCCTAGGACCCCACCCCTTGCGGGCTCCGGGCCGCTACGGGCAAACACCAAGGAAGGGACTTGGGGGCGTGTCTGGGTTCCCGGACTCTCACCCCGTCTTCCCCTTGGCTTGGCTCTGGCCTGCAGGATGAGCTCATCTCCTGCCCTCCCACTGCAGGAGACCCCAGCCCCTGCGTCCTCCTGCCTGGGGGGACCACGGCCATGCTGctgtgctccccctcccccacagaagCCAAGACAAGGGAATTATTTTTGGAACAAGAGCAGTTACACAACAAATGAATTATTTATCTTTGGGCATGGAGGAGAGGAGGCATTTTGCTGGGCTTCTTAATTCTTCTCTGGATTGGAGGGTGGCTGCTCGGGTACGTGTCCATATGTGTGCGGGCCTGTTGTACACACGATCGTAGGTGTgcttgtgtgtgcgtgtgtacaccTGTTTAAGTGGGCATGCTGTGCAGTTCTGGCTCACATGAGGGCATGTGGGTCTTTGTGTGGGCAGGTGGATGTGCTGGAgcatctgtatgtgtgtgtgtgcgcgcgtgcactTGACCTATTAACTCTCCAGTCTCCCTTCTCTGCCCACTGTCTTCAGACTCTGTCCCCCGTTCCCCTCCCTTGTTTCTTCCGTCTCCCTCCTTCTGGGCCCttggccccctcctccccctcttgcCACCCGTCCCCTCCCTTCTTTTATGTGGCAGGGACCCCAGAGCGTTGCTGGCACAGGACCCCCgggagggggcgggagagggagtggggtccTGCGCTGGAACTTAGAGGGGCAGCTCTGAGCCTTCCCACTGATCTGTCACCCCCTGTCGGTGCTGCCTTTCAGGAACCAGGTGACAGATGGgtctcttccttcctgcccccgTCTCTCGTGTGCTTCCCGCTCAGAGCTCCCGTCTCCAGCCTCCCGTGGGAATCCTTTGAAGTTCTGAGCCCGGAatcccaggaggaagaggaggaggaggagggagaggacgTCAAGCCCTGAGCGCCTGGGCACCTGCCCTCGAAGGAGAGGAGCACTTCCGGGAAGCAGGCTGTGGGGCCCCAGGCCCACCCCCCCGGCCCTGGCTGGGCCCCCGCACCAAGCGACTGCCCGTAGCGCCCCGGACGGCCCCCAGCGGTTGGCACTGGCCGTGCCTGCCTCACCTGGGGCCCCCGAGCCGGGGGTGGCCCCCAAGATGGTGACGGCCCCAGGGAGGACTGTGCTGCTGGCCCCAGCCTCCGGCCGCtaggcacccccccaccccctgtgcccCTCCACCCCGAGCCCGGCCTGCGAGGGGGCCGAGGCGAGAGCCATGCTGCGCCTGGGGCTGTGCGCGGCCGCGCTGCTGTGCGTGTGCCGGCCGGGCGCCGTGCGCGCCGACTGCTGGCTCATCGAGGGCGACAAGGGGTACGTGTGGCTGGCCATCTGCAGCCAGAACCAGCCGCCCTACGAGACCATCCCGCAGCACATCAACAGCACCGTGCACGACCTGCGGCTCAATGAGAACAAGCTCAAGGCCGTGCTCTACTCCTCGCTCAACCGCTTCGGGAACCTCACCGACCTCAACCTCACCAAGAACGAGATCTCCTACATCGAGGACGGCGCCTTCCTGGGCCAGTCGAGCCTGCAGGTGCTGCAGCTGGGCTACAACAAGCTCAGCAACCTGACCGAGGGCATGCTGCGGGGCATGGGCCGCCTGCAGTTCCTCTTCGTGCAGCACAACCTCATCGAGGTGGTGACGCCCGCCGCCTTCTCCGAGTGCCCGAGCCTCATCAGCATCGACCTGTCCTCCAACCGCCTCAGCCGCCTGGACGGCGCCACCTTCGCCAGCCTGGCCAGCCTCATGGTGTGCGAGCTGGCCGGCAACCCCTTCAACTGCGAGTGCGACCTCTTCGGCTTCCTGGCCTGGCTCGTGGTCTTCAACAACGTCACCAAGAACTACGACCGCCTGCAGTGTGAGTCCCCGCGCGAGTTCGCCGGCTACCCGCTGCTGGTGCCCCGGCCCTACCACAGCCTCAACGCCATCACCGTGCTGCAGGCCAAGTGCCGCAACGGCTCGCTGCCCGCCCGGCCCGCCAGCCACCCCACGCCCTACTCCACCGACGCCCAGAGGGAGCCCGACGAGAACTCGGGCTTCAACCCCGACGAGATCCTCTCGGTGGAGCCGCCGGCCTCGTCCACCACGGACGCGTCGGCGGGGCCGGCCATCAAGCTGCACCACGTCACCTTCACCTCGGCCACACTGGTCGTCATCATCCCGCACCCCTACAGCAAGATGTACGTCCTGGTGCAGTACAACAACAGCTACTTCTCCGACGTCATGACCCTCAAGAACAAAAAGGAGATCGTGACGCTGGACAAGCTGCGGGCGCACACCGAGTACACCTTCTGCGTGACCTCGCTGCGCAACAGCCGCCGCTTCAACCACACCTGCCTGACCTTCACCACCCGGGACCCGGTCCCCGGCGACCTGGCGCCCagcacctccaccaccacccactACATCATGACCATCCTGGGCTGTCTCTTCGGCATGGTCATCGTGCTGGGGGCCGTCTACTACTGCCTGCGCAAGCGGCGCATgcaggaggagaagcagaagtCCGCCAAGGTCAAGAAGACCATCCTAGAGATGCGCTACGGCGCGGACGTGGACGCCGGCTCCGTGGTCCACGCCACCCAGAAGCTGGGCGAGCCGCCCGTGCTGCCCGTGTCCCGGATGTCCTCCATCCCCTCCATGATCGGGGAGAAGCTGCCCACCTCcaaggggctggaggctgggctggaCACGCCCAAGGTGGCCACCAAGGGCAACTATATCGAGGTGCGCACGGGCGCGGCTGGCGATGGCCTGGCCCGGCCCGAGGATGACCTCCCGGAGCTGGAGAATGGCCAGGGCTCGGCCGCTGAGATCTCCACCATCGCCAAGGAGGTGGACAAGGTCAATCAGATCATCAACAACTGCATCGATGCCCTCAA
Above is a window of Sus scrofa isolate TJ Tabasco breed Duroc chromosome 5, Sscrofa11.1, whole genome shotgun sequence DNA encoding:
- the ELFN2 gene encoding protein phosphatase 1 regulatory subunit 29 produces the protein MLRLGLCAAALLCVCRPGAVRADCWLIEGDKGYVWLAICSQNQPPYETIPQHINSTVHDLRLNENKLKAVLYSSLNRFGNLTDLNLTKNEISYIEDGAFLGQSSLQVLQLGYNKLSNLTEGMLRGMGRLQFLFVQHNLIEVVTPAAFSECPSLISIDLSSNRLSRLDGATFASLASLMVCELAGNPFNCECDLFGFLAWLVVFNNVTKNYDRLQCESPREFAGYPLLVPRPYHSLNAITVLQAKCRNGSLPARPASHPTPYSTDAQREPDENSGFNPDEILSVEPPASSTTDASAGPAIKLHHVTFTSATLVVIIPHPYSKMYVLVQYNNSYFSDVMTLKNKKEIVTLDKLRAHTEYTFCVTSLRNSRRFNHTCLTFTTRDPVPGDLAPSTSTTTHYIMTILGCLFGMVIVLGAVYYCLRKRRMQEEKQKSAKVKKTILEMRYGADVDAGSVVHATQKLGEPPVLPVSRMSSIPSMIGEKLPTSKGLEAGLDTPKVATKGNYIEVRTGAAGDGLARPEDDLPELENGQGSAAEISTIAKEVDKVNQIINNCIDALKLDSASFLGGGSSGGDPEMAFECQSLPAASTASSAAAPGALERPSFLSPPYKESSHHPLQRQLSADAAVARKTCSVSSSGSIKSAKVFSLDVPDHPAATGLAKGDSKYIEKGSPLNSPLDRLPLVPASSSGSSTGGGVHHLEVKPAYHCSEHRHSFPALYYEEGTDSLSQRVSFLKPLTRTKRDSTYSQLSPRHYYSGYSSSPEYSSESTHKIWERFRPYKKHHREEVYMAAGHALRKKVQFAKDEDLHDILDYWKGVSAQQKL